ATCAACAATAATTAATTGGCATAATAATCTGAGAAATATTGAATATCAAATCAAATCAAGTGATAATCCAAGGCTTTGGTTTGAAATACATTTAACTGGTCTTCTGGATAGTCAAAAGATAAATAGTTTTGAAAATAAACAAGAAAGTAAAAATAATACGACTGAAGAGAAGCATGAAAGTAGAAAAAACATTCCAATTAATAAAGAAAATATTTCAGATGAGATTCCAAAACCAAGTATTCAAGAAGAGATAACCCACAAAGAATTGATCGAAAAAAAAGACGAAAAATTAGAAAAATTTAAAGTTCTTGAAAAAGAAAGTATTGAAAATATTTCTGAAAATAACCAAAATAATTCTGGATCAAATTTAAAAGATAAATGGGAATTAATTCTTTCTAAAGTAGAGTTACCATCAACAAGAATGTTACTTTCACAACAAGCCGAACTTGAAAGTTTTGATTCGGAGAAAATCACAATTGCATTATCTCCTAACTGGGAAAGTATGATAAAAAGCAGAAAAGTAATTATTGAAAATACTGTAAAAAAGATATTTGGAGATGGAATAATACTTAATTTTTCAACCAAACAATTAAATAAAAGTAACCCAGCAAAAAGTCCAGAAATAACCCAAAATGAAGTAAATAATTTCCGACCAATAAAAAAAATAGAACCAAAAACTAATTCTTCAACAAAAATATCTAACGAGGAGACTTATGATGATAGTTCAAAAAACTTAGCAAATTTTTTTAATGGAGAAATTATAGACCTTGATGAATAGATTAAACTCCAGTATGAAGAGTCTTTCGCCAGAGTATCTTTTTGGGAAAAATAGACATCTTTATAGTTACCCAAGGGATTACTAAAAACCAATGTGATAGATAAAAAACCGATACAAATACCATCAAAAAATTGCTTTTTTGCAATACGGGGACTTCACTTTTACAAGAAGAACCGTACCAAAAAGCAATTCCAGATAACATAAAAGCCGTAAATGAAATAGGCCAGTAAATTGGTGAATCTAAAAAAGCAATACTGAAAACTAAATCAAAGATAGAAATGATTGGTAATGCATATTGCAAGATGAAAAAGTAAGTTAAATCAAATTTCTGCAAATAATCAATTTTATTAGTAAATAATTGATCTCCATAATCGAAGAATCTTTGCAAACCCCCCTCTGCCCATCTTTGCCTTTGCGCTAATAAAGCATTTAAATTCTCAACTGCCTCCTCCATAACAGGAGGATCCCATAAGATACCAATTCTAGATTTTGATAATAATAATCTTAAACTCAAATCAAGATCATCTGTAACTGTATCTTCATTAAAAGAACCACATGCTAATAATGTTTCTTTCTTAATTAATTGACCATTTCCCCTTAATTCGGAAACTCCAGCAACTGATAATCTTCCATATTGAAAGATTGCATCCATAGCCATCTCCATTGACTGACAGGAAGTTAAAAAATTCTTACTTACATTTGTTACTGATTTTCTTAGTTGAACTGCAGACCAATCACCCTCTTCTACAAAACTAAATAACCTTATCAAAGAATCTTGTTTTAATTCAGCATCAGCATCCAAAACTAATAACCATTCACCATGGGTAAATTTCAAGGCATAATTCAAAGCTCCTGACTTTCCTCCTCCTGCATTTGGAGAACGACTTATGACTTTTAGCTTGTCATATTGTCTAGATAATCGATCTAAAATTAAAGGCGTCTTATCAGAACTACCATCATCGATTATGTAAATATTTAATTTATTTGTTGGATAATCTAAACTAAATAATCTTTCAACTAATCTTGATATAACATTCTCTTCATCTCTAGCTGCGACTAAAATATCAAGCACAGGTAAATCTTTATTGCTAATTCTTCTGCTTACAGTATTTAAAACGTTGTTCCTTTTGAAATTTCTAGAAATAACTATTAAACCGTAAAAAACAATCACAAAAGAAAGAGTCAATATTATGTAAAAGAAATTTTCGATATTGTTAGCATGAGGAATAAAAGCTACTAAAAAACAAGCACTAAAAAATATAAACGACTTCAATCTTCGATTTTTATAAAAACCCTTACCCATAAAAGTAAATTTTTAATTACTTAACTTCCATTGAGACAATATCTCAAATTTTTTTAGTTTTGCATTTCGATAGTAATGATTCAATATTTGTTCATAAGAGAATCCTAATTTAGCCATTTCAATCGCTCCTGACTGAGATAAACCTACACCATGACCGAAGCCTCCTCCTCTCAAAAGCCATAAATCATCATTTAATTTATTAATAGTAAACAAATTACTAGGTATAAAATTTAATACCCGTCGAATATCATCTTTAACAAGAACAATAGATTTATTACCCTTGTCCATTTGTATTTCCAATTTTGTCACTCTGCCACTAGACCCACGTTCAATAGAATTTAAATCCAAAACATCTTCATTAATATTTATAAGTTTGTTTTTAATTAACTTTTCTTTAATTTCAAGACTAGAAATTTTCTTATTCCATCGAAAAAGAGAATGATTACTCCCATAAAACTGTTCTTTATCAAAATCTAAAAAATTATTTAAATAAGATGCATTTGTAATTGGAAGTTTAAAAATTTTATTTAATGATTTAGAACCATCAATGATTGAATTGAAATAAGAATAATCTTGAATTTGCCAAGACTCGCCTGCAGTAGAAGATACTCCACCATTAGAACCATGGTAAAAAGCATTTATTGGTTGATTTTCATGAGTTAGAATTAAATTTGAAGTTTCGTCTATGGCTTTTTTTACGTTTTTATATGAAATTTCAGATGGCTTATAAACTTGGCATTGAGTGCTAACGCATAAATGATATTTATCCATATTAAATCTATCAGAATTAAATATGCCCCAAGTTCTTGCAATAACTGCTTGAGCCTTGAGTGCTTCTAAAGGAGAATTCGGTCCAATTTCATATGGCAAAACACCTGCCAAATAGTCATCAAATTCGATTTTTTGAACTAAGGTCCAAGTTCCATATAAATCCTTTATTAAATAAAAATTTTTGCCAAAATTTACACCATTAATTTTTATTTGCTCTTCAGAATAAATATATATAGGACCTTCAAGTTTCATACCACTGTAGTCATTTCTAAGAACAGGAGTAATTTGAAAATTTTTTATTTTTCTGGAAATCTTATTTTTTAATTCAAACTCTGGCAGATCATATTGAAATGGAATCCATACTTCCCAATTTTTAGGATAGGCAACAGTCGTCTCAAATCCTTTATCTCTTAGTTTCTCTGATTGTTTTTTTGCTGATTCATAGCTAGCAAAAGGACCAAAAACAATTCTTTCAATTGTTTTTGGATTTTTGACGGGAATATCCGCCCAGGTAATATTTATCTGTTTTGATTTATGTTTAATACCGTTGGACGATATCAAGTTTAAAAAACCTTTATTAGTTGTAAAGTTTATATTCTTTTTCTCCGAAAAACTATCATTCTCCCCGCCTAAATATTGCTTTAAACCAATTAAAAATTTTCCTTTTTTAATTTCGTTATGGAGTTCAACCTTTAGCAATTCTTCTCCTTTTGCATTTGAAATAAATCTAGTGTTTGTTATTAAAATAGAAATACAGCCTAAAAATAAGTTTAAAAAGGCAAATTTAAGTTTCATAAATTAGAACTTTCCTTATCAATTAAAAACTTTAATTTGCACCAATGCGTATAAAGGTTTAGATTATCCTAATTAAACACATTTGACTTAAATGTCTAAACTAAAAACTCGTAAATCAGCTGCCAAAAGATTTAAAGCTACTGCGACGGGTAAATTCATGAGAAGAAGAGCTTTCCATAATCATTTACTTGATCATAAAAGCTCAAAATTAAAAAGACATCTTTCAACAAAAGCCGTAGTTGATGAAAGAGATGCTGATAATGTAAAATTAATGATTCCATACGCATAAATCTTTAACCAATTTTTATTAGATATTCATGGCACGGGTAAAAAGAGGCAACATAGCCAGAAAAAGAAGAAACAAAATCTTAAATCTTGCAAAAGGTTTTAGAGGCGGCAACAAAAATCTTTTCAGAACCGCAAACCAAAGAGTGATGAAAGCTCTTTGTAATGCTTATAGGGATAGAAGAAGAAGAAAAAGAGATTTTAGAAGACTTTGGATCTCTAGAATTAACGCATCTGCGAGGATAAATGGAACAAACTATAGCAAGTTAATAAATGGGATGAAAAATTCAGAGATTATCATTAACAGAAAAATGCTTGCTCAATTAGCCTTAAACGATCCTAAGTGTTTTGAAAAAATTGTTTCTTCCTTAAGTAAGTAGAAAAAAGAATATAATCTAGAAAAGTAATTATAAATAATGGAAATATCTTCCTTTCAATCTTATTTAATAATTCTTTTTGTTGTATTGATAATAATTTCTATTTTTGTATTCAGACAATTTTTAAAAACAAGAAGTGAAGAATTAAATTTAATAAAATTCGAGCAGAAAGGGTTAGATTCTCTAACTCAAGCTACAGAATTATATGAATTTGGGTCTATTCAGATAAAAAAAAGACTATATTCTGAAGCTACTAAAACTTTTTTAAAAGCAATTGAAAATTATGAAAATGAACCTGATGAAGCCAAAGCGATAATAAATAATGCTTTAGGATTTTCTTATGCTGCTCAAAATGAATTTAAGAAAGCAATTAAACACTACAAATCTGCAATAAAATCACTTCCAGAATATCCTATAGCCCTAAATAACCTCGCATCAGCACAACAGCGTTTACTTGAGTACGACTTGGCATATGAAACTTATCAAAAGGTTTTGGTGATAGATCCAAAAAACAAAACAGCAATTAAAAAAAGTAAGGAGTTAGAAAAAAGAAACAATTATGCACCTTATAAAGGTATTAAAGATAAGGGATTCTAAATATGGAAAATTATTCTTCTTTACTAATTGGTGGAAAACAATTTTCCAGTAGATTAATGGTTGGTACTGGCAAATACAAATCTACTCAAGATATGGTGGAAAGTTTGTCAAATTCTGAAACGGAGATTATAACCGTCGCTGTTAGAAGAATTAAAAATGATCAGACCGGAGAAAATTTACTCGAAAAGATCAAC
This region of Prochlorococcus sp. MIT 0604 genomic DNA includes:
- a CDS encoding SpoIID/LytB domain-containing protein; this encodes MKLKFAFLNLFLGCISILITNTRFISNAKGEELLKVELHNEIKKGKFLIGLKQYLGGENDSFSEKKNINFTTNKGFLNLISSNGIKHKSKQINITWADIPVKNPKTIERIVFGPFASYESAKKQSEKLRDKGFETTVAYPKNWEVWIPFQYDLPEFELKNKISRKIKNFQITPVLRNDYSGMKLEGPIYIYSEEQIKINGVNFGKNFYLIKDLYGTWTLVQKIEFDDYLAGVLPYEIGPNSPLEALKAQAVIARTWGIFNSDRFNMDKYHLCVSTQCQVYKPSEISYKNVKKAIDETSNLILTHENQPINAFYHGSNGGVSSTAGESWQIQDYSYFNSIIDGSKSLNKIFKLPITNASYLNNFLDFDKEQFYGSNHSLFRWNKKISSLEIKEKLIKNKLININEDVLDLNSIERGSSGRVTKLEIQMDKGNKSIVLVKDDIRRVLNFIPSNLFTINKLNDDLWLLRGGGFGHGVGLSQSGAIEMAKLGFSYEQILNHYYRNAKLKKFEILSQWKLSN
- the rpmI gene encoding 50S ribosomal protein L35 — protein: MSKLKTRKSAAKRFKATATGKFMRRRAFHNHLLDHKSSKLKRHLSTKAVVDERDADNVKLMIPYA
- a CDS encoding tetratricopeptide repeat protein → MEISSFQSYLIILFVVLIIISIFVFRQFLKTRSEELNLIKFEQKGLDSLTQATELYEFGSIQIKKRLYSEATKTFLKAIENYENEPDEAKAIINNALGFSYAAQNEFKKAIKHYKSAIKSLPEYPIALNNLASAQQRLLEYDLAYETYQKVLVIDPKNKTAIKKSKELEKRNNYAPYKGIKDKGF
- a CDS encoding glycosyltransferase family 2 protein, whose amino-acid sequence is MGKGFYKNRRLKSFIFFSACFLVAFIPHANNIENFFYIILTLSFVIVFYGLIVISRNFKRNNVLNTVSRRISNKDLPVLDILVAARDEENVISRLVERLFSLDYPTNKLNIYIIDDGSSDKTPLILDRLSRQYDKLKVISRSPNAGGGKSGALNYALKFTHGEWLLVLDADAELKQDSLIRLFSFVEEGDWSAVQLRKSVTNVSKNFLTSCQSMEMAMDAIFQYGRLSVAGVSELRGNGQLIKKETLLACGSFNEDTVTDDLDLSLRLLLSKSRIGILWDPPVMEEAVENLNALLAQRQRWAEGGLQRFFDYGDQLFTNKIDYLQKFDLTYFFILQYALPIISIFDLVFSIAFLDSPIYWPISFTAFMLSGIAFWYGSSCKSEVPVLQKSNFLMVFVSVFYLSHWFLVIPWVTIKMSIFPKKILWRKTLHTGV
- the rplT gene encoding 50S ribosomal protein L20, with protein sequence MARVKRGNIARKRRNKILNLAKGFRGGNKNLFRTANQRVMKALCNAYRDRRRRKRDFRRLWISRINASARINGTNYSKLINGMKNSEIIINRKMLAQLALNDPKCFEKIVSSLSK